A stretch of the Acidobacteriaceae bacterium genome encodes the following:
- a CDS encoding DHA2 family efflux MFS transporter permease subunit, which translates to MPGQLLQGVWKPKHNPWLIALTVTIATFMEVLDTSIANVALPHIAGSVGASQEEATWVLTSYLVSSAVILPISGWISDRIGRKRFYMICVMMFTACSLLCGLAPTLPALILARILQGLGGGGLAPSEQAILADTFPIEKRGQAFALYGMAVVVAPAIGPTLGGWLTDNYNWHWIFFINLPFGLLSLFLSNRMVEDPPEMKERMKRRSPVDFIGLGAVALGVGLLEFTLDKGQEKDWFGSGQIQFTAFLAVVTLIFFAVWEWRHPDPIVDLKLLKNRNFGTAVFLQLILGMVLFGSTVLIPQFLQVLLGYTAERAGMVLSPAGFVMMVMMAVAGRTLGKGDPRLMVMLGYLAVAAGLFNLTRLDLYTSYGTVTLWRMLQVVGLPFIFIPISTLNYVGVPRNKMNQISSLSNFARNIGGSAGTALLTTFLARSAQVHQLNLASNLSAGSMAVTREVQRFAALTHNSAAAAQYPALAEIYGQLQRQATMLAYKNAFAILAGTVLLLSPLVWIMRLPPKNREVDPEQMAAH; encoded by the coding sequence ATGCCCGGACAGCTACTACAAGGCGTGTGGAAGCCGAAGCATAACCCGTGGCTGATTGCCCTCACGGTAACCATTGCCACGTTCATGGAGGTGCTGGACACCTCCATCGCGAACGTCGCACTCCCGCATATCGCGGGCTCGGTGGGTGCGTCCCAGGAAGAGGCGACGTGGGTACTGACCAGCTATCTGGTCTCGTCGGCCGTGATCCTTCCCATCTCCGGCTGGATCTCCGATCGCATCGGACGCAAGCGCTTCTACATGATCTGCGTGATGATGTTTACCGCTTGCTCCTTGCTCTGCGGTCTGGCACCCACGCTGCCGGCATTGATTCTCGCCCGCATCCTGCAGGGCCTCGGCGGTGGGGGACTAGCTCCAAGCGAGCAGGCGATCCTGGCCGACACCTTCCCGATCGAGAAGCGCGGGCAGGCCTTCGCACTCTACGGCATGGCCGTCGTCGTCGCGCCGGCGATCGGGCCAACGCTCGGCGGATGGCTTACCGACAACTACAACTGGCACTGGATCTTCTTCATTAACCTGCCGTTCGGTCTGCTGTCACTCTTTCTGTCCAACCGCATGGTCGAGGATCCACCCGAGATGAAGGAGCGCATGAAGCGGCGCTCTCCGGTTGATTTCATCGGCCTCGGCGCAGTTGCCCTCGGCGTCGGTCTGCTTGAGTTCACTCTCGATAAGGGTCAGGAGAAGGACTGGTTTGGCTCCGGGCAGATTCAGTTCACCGCATTTCTTGCGGTCGTCACGCTGATCTTTTTCGCCGTCTGGGAGTGGCGCCATCCGGACCCGATCGTCGATCTGAAGCTGCTGAAGAACCGCAATTTCGGTACCGCCGTCTTTCTGCAACTCATTCTCGGAATGGTGCTCTTCGGTTCAACGGTTCTGATCCCGCAATTCCTCCAGGTCTTGCTTGGGTACACAGCGGAGCGAGCGGGCATGGTGTTGTCACCTGCCGGCTTCGTGATGATGGTGATGATGGCGGTCGCGGGCCGAACGCTGGGCAAGGGCGACCCGCGCCTGATGGTCATGCTTGGCTATCTCGCCGTCGCCGCCGGCCTCTTCAATCTCACCCGGCTGGACCTGTACACAAGCTATGGAACAGTCACGCTATGGCGCATGCTGCAGGTTGTCGGCCTTCCCTTCATCTTTATCCCCATCAGCACGCTGAACTACGTTGGCGTGCCGCGAAACAAGATGAATCAGATCTCGTCGCTTTCAAACTTCGCGAGAAACATTGGCGGTTCGGCTGGAACGGCGCTGCTGACGACGTTTCTTGCGCGATCGGCGCAGGTGCATCAGCTGAACCTTGCCTCGAATCTATCGGCAGGATCGATGGCGGTCACGCGAGAGGTGCAGCGGTTTGCGGCGCTCACACACAATTCTGCCGCGGCGGCTCAATACCCTGCACTCGCCGAGATCTACGGTCAGCTGCAGCGCCAGGCGACGATGCTCGCCTATAAGAACGCATTCGCGATCCTTGCAGGTACGGTTCTACTGCTGTCGCCGCTCGTTTGGATCATGCGACTGCCACCAAAGAACCGCGAGGTCGATCCCGAGCAAATGGCCGCGCACTAA
- the map gene encoding type I methionyl aminopeptidase: MAIMIKSPAEIQAMRRSGEALRKVHEAVRAVVAAGATTMDLEHAAAAKVEELGVKPAFKGYHGYPAVLCTSVNSEVIHGIPNDRRTLKEGDIVSIDCGVVVDGFYSDCAVTYPIGTVKPEVEKLLRVTEASLYAAIEKAVPGGRLFDISHAVQSMCEAEGLGVVREFVGHGIGRSMHEDPQLPNVGSAGKGPRLKAGMVLAIEPMINLGSPDVKVLDDGWTAITIDGSYSAHFEHTVAITKDGPLILTR, translated from the coding sequence ATGGCAATCATGATCAAATCTCCCGCTGAGATCCAGGCGATGCGTCGCTCGGGCGAGGCCCTGCGCAAGGTCCACGAGGCCGTGCGTGCGGTGGTGGCTGCGGGCGCGACGACTATGGATCTGGAGCACGCTGCCGCTGCGAAGGTGGAAGAACTCGGAGTGAAGCCTGCGTTCAAGGGGTATCACGGATATCCCGCTGTGCTTTGCACGTCAGTCAACAGCGAGGTTATTCACGGGATTCCGAACGACCGCCGGACGCTGAAAGAGGGAGATATCGTTTCTATCGACTGCGGTGTAGTGGTCGACGGCTTCTACTCGGACTGCGCGGTGACCTATCCGATCGGAACCGTCAAGCCTGAGGTTGAGAAGCTTCTGCGGGTGACGGAAGCGTCGCTCTATGCGGCGATTGAAAAGGCTGTGCCCGGTGGCCGATTGTTCGACATCTCGCATGCGGTGCAGTCGATGTGTGAGGCGGAGGGGTTGGGTGTTGTCCGGGAGTTCGTAGGGCACGGCATCGGCCGCAGCATGCATGAAGACCCGCAGTTGCCGAACGTTGGCTCCGCGGGCAAGGGGCCGCGCCTGAAGGCCGGTATGGTGCTGGCGATCGAACCGATGATCAACCTCGGCAGTCCTGACGTAAAGGTGCTGGACGATGGTTGGACAGCAATCACGATCGACGGCAGCTACAGCGCGCACTTCGAGCACACTGTGGCAATCACCAAAGACGGCCCGCTCATCCTTACGCGCTAA
- a CDS encoding adenylate kinase: MPKPLPNASDFLPGPVLLLGAPGVGKGTQAQRLMAEFGIPQISTGDLLRQHRRDRTTLGSLADDLMSRGKLVPDDLVNQMVAARLQEPDTEHGYILDGFPRTLNQAEWLDRQLVAYLLPVVAINIVVDQRVLLERITGRLTCPICGTIYNIYSKPPMNDRLCDFEGAALVQRADDTVDVFHERMRGFEQKTSAVIEYYREHGNRFAEVDGDRPIDEVTRSIRETLLRLRHHPEN, from the coding sequence ATGCCGAAACCTCTTCCGAACGCGAGCGATTTTCTTCCTGGTCCGGTTCTTCTGCTCGGCGCGCCAGGCGTCGGCAAGGGAACCCAGGCGCAGCGCCTGATGGCCGAGTTCGGCATCCCGCAGATTTCAACTGGCGATCTTTTGCGCCAGCATCGCCGGGACCGCACAACACTTGGTTCTCTGGCAGATGATCTGATGTCGCGAGGGAAGTTGGTGCCGGACGATCTGGTAAACCAGATGGTTGCGGCGCGCCTCCAGGAGCCGGACACAGAGCACGGGTACATCCTCGACGGTTTTCCGCGGACGCTGAACCAGGCAGAGTGGCTCGATCGGCAGCTCGTAGCGTATCTGCTGCCAGTGGTTGCGATCAATATCGTTGTGGATCAGCGCGTTCTGCTGGAGCGCATTACCGGCCGGCTGACGTGCCCGATCTGCGGCACGATCTATAACATCTACTCGAAGCCGCCAATGAATGATCGCCTATGCGACTTCGAGGGGGCAGCGCTCGTGCAGCGCGCCGATGATACGGTCGATGTCTTCCATGAGCGCATGCGCGGTTTCGAGCAGAAGACATCGGCGGTAATCGAGTACTATCGCGAGCATGGGAACCGGTTCGCCGAAGTTGATGGTGACCGGCCAATCGACGAAGTTACACGGAGCATTCGCGAGACGCTGCTGCGCCTGCGGCATCATCCGGAGAACTAA
- the secY gene encoding preprotein translocase subunit SecY, with protein sequence MLEKFLNIFRIPDLRKRILFTLAMLAVYRLGAHIPTPGIDAAKLAQFFNQNAGGALGLLDLFNGGNLRKLTVFALGIMPYITASIIFQLLTVVYEPLAKLQKEGELGRRKITQWTRYVTVLLGVVQSFFIALTLTNTSTSESMVVMSKTAFIPLCILTLTAGASFIMWLGEQITERGIGNGMSLLIFTGIVVGIPRGIGDLYTKATTDAWGGFTPIAIALIIVMMVVVVAFICFVERSERRIPIQSAKRMVGRSMTQASSSFLPLRVNSGGVMPVIFAASILSAPMLLQNMSIFGSGPLRDNRYLGPLFTWLGPAEPLYVLLYIVAIIFFAYFYISIIFRPDDIADNMRKYGSFIPGIRPGKRTSDFINDVLTRITLVGAIYLCVISILPMFLISGIHFNHLPWIGHFFDALPTWATNGLGLNFYFGGTSLLIVVGVAMDTVQQVEAQLIMRHYDGFSPKSGRIRGRRSW encoded by the coding sequence ATGCTCGAAAAGTTTCTCAACATCTTCCGCATCCCCGATCTTCGCAAGCGGATCCTCTTTACTCTGGCCATGCTGGCGGTCTACCGGCTTGGAGCGCACATTCCCACGCCCGGGATTGACGCGGCTAAGCTGGCACAGTTCTTCAACCAGAATGCCGGCGGCGCGCTTGGCCTGCTTGATTTGTTCAATGGCGGCAACCTGCGTAAGTTGACGGTCTTCGCGCTCGGCATCATGCCGTACATCACCGCGTCGATCATCTTTCAGCTGCTGACCGTTGTGTATGAGCCGCTGGCGAAGCTGCAAAAAGAAGGCGAGCTGGGACGGCGCAAGATCACGCAGTGGACCCGTTATGTCACGGTTCTGCTGGGTGTTGTTCAAAGCTTCTTCATCGCACTGACGCTGACGAACACCTCGACCAGCGAGTCGATGGTGGTAATGTCCAAGACTGCTTTCATTCCGCTCTGCATCCTCACTCTCACGGCAGGCGCAAGCTTCATCATGTGGCTTGGTGAGCAGATTACCGAGCGCGGTATTGGTAACGGTATGTCGTTGCTCATCTTCACCGGCATCGTCGTCGGTATTCCGCGTGGAATTGGGGATCTTTACACCAAGGCGACAACGGACGCCTGGGGAGGATTCACTCCCATTGCGATTGCTTTGATCATCGTGATGATGGTCGTAGTCGTGGCATTCATCTGCTTCGTCGAGCGGTCAGAGCGCCGTATCCCGATTCAGTCGGCGAAGCGTATGGTGGGCCGCAGCATGACGCAAGCGTCGAGCTCGTTCCTGCCGCTGCGGGTGAACTCCGGCGGTGTGATGCCGGTCATCTTTGCCGCGTCGATTCTGTCGGCGCCGATGCTGCTGCAGAACATGTCCATCTTCGGGTCGGGTCCCCTGCGCGATAACAGGTACCTGGGCCCGCTGTTCACCTGGCTTGGGCCGGCCGAGCCGCTGTATGTTCTCCTGTACATCGTCGCGATTATCTTCTTCGCGTATTTTTATATCTCGATCATTTTCCGTCCCGACGACATCGCGGACAACATGCGCAAGTACGGAAGCTTCATCCCTGGTATCCGTCCTGGCAAGCGCACTTCAGATTTCATCAACGATGTGCTGACGCGAATCACGCTCGTAGGTGCCATCTACCTGTGCGTGATTTCGATTCTCCCGATGTTCCTCATTTCGGGTATCCACTTCAACCATTTACCGTGGATCGGGCATTTCTTTGATGCCCTGCCGACGTGGGCAACGAACGGGCTGGGGTTGAACTTTTACTTCGGCGGCACGTCGCTGCTGATTGTTGTCGGTGTGGCGATGGACACGGTGCAGCAGGTAGAAGCGCAGCTGATCATGCGGCACTACGATGGCTTCTCGCCGAAGTCTGGCCGTATTCGCGGCCGCCGCAGCTGGTAG
- the rplO gene encoding 50S ribosomal protein L15 — protein MAKNLSNLRAPKGANSNKKRVGRGMGSGMGKTSTRGHKGQGSRSGSSLMRGFEGGQMPLHRRLPKRGFTNIFRTEYTVLGLDRIAELGETELTLDVLAARGILKKRNGLVKVLANGELKSAVTVHAHKFSKGAQKAIEAAGGRAVVIGAADSEAAPAA, from the coding sequence ATGGCAAAGAATCTTTCGAACCTTCGTGCGCCGAAGGGCGCGAACTCCAATAAGAAGCGCGTGGGCCGTGGTATGGGCTCGGGCATGGGCAAGACGTCGACCCGAGGCCACAAGGGTCAGGGTTCGCGCTCGGGCTCGTCGCTGATGCGCGGCTTTGAGGGCGGCCAGATGCCGCTGCATCGGCGCCTGCCGAAGCGGGGCTTCACGAACATCTTCCGCACCGAGTACACCGTGCTTGGGCTGGACAGGATTGCGGAGCTGGGCGAGACCGAGCTGACGCTCGATGTCCTTGCGGCGCGCGGGATCCTCAAGAAGCGGAATGGGCTGGTGAAGGTTCTGGCGAATGGCGAGTTGAAGTCTGCCGTGACCGTGCACGCGCACAAGTTCTCCAAGGGCGCGCAGAAGGCGATCGAAGCGGCTGGCGGACGGGCGGTCGTGATCGGAGCTGCAGATTCCGAGGCTGCGCCCGCAGCATAA
- the rpmD gene encoding 50S ribosomal protein L30: protein MAATNTIKIQYYRSQICTPVKHKLVVKGLGFTRLNQIVEREDTPSIRGMVKKIPHLVRIVN, encoded by the coding sequence ATGGCAGCGACCAACACGATCAAGATTCAGTATTACCGTTCGCAGATCTGCACGCCGGTGAAGCACAAGCTCGTTGTGAAGGGCCTGGGCTTTACGCGGTTGAACCAGATTGTCGAGCGCGAGGACACTCCGTCGATCCGCGGCATGGTGAAGAAGATCCCTCACCTCGTCCGCATCGTCAACTAG
- the rpsE gene encoding 30S ribosomal protein S5 produces the protein MATRKRLDGNRMNLKDEVVSINRVTKVVKGGKNMSFAALVIVGDPGEGVVGYGSGKAKEVPQAIRKGIEAAKKNLIKVNLTQTSIPHQVLGHFGSGEVLLKPAPEGTGVIAGKTVRAVMTAAGVQNVLTKNIGSANPHNVVKATFDALSQLRDKNDVAALRGKSVDEL, from the coding sequence ATGGCCACACGTAAAAGACTCGACGGCAACCGGATGAACCTCAAGGATGAGGTTGTCAGCATCAACCGCGTGACCAAGGTGGTCAAGGGCGGCAAGAACATGAGCTTCGCAGCGCTGGTCATCGTCGGCGACCCCGGCGAGGGCGTTGTGGGCTACGGCTCGGGTAAGGCCAAGGAGGTTCCGCAGGCGATCCGCAAGGGCATCGAGGCGGCGAAGAAGAACCTCATCAAGGTCAACCTGACGCAGACCTCGATTCCGCACCAGGTGCTTGGACACTTTGGTTCGGGTGAGGTGCTGCTGAAGCCGGCGCCCGAAGGTACGGGCGTGATCGCCGGAAAGACCGTGCGTGCAGTGATGACCGCTGCCGGTGTGCAGAATGTGCTGACGAAGAACATCGGTTCGGCCAACCCGCACAACGTGGTCAAGGCGACGTTCGATGCGCTCTCGCAGCTTCGCGACAAGAACGACGTCGCTGCTCTGCGCGGCAAGTCAGTGGATGAGCTGTAA
- the rplR gene encoding 50S ribosomal protein L18, with the protein MINTPQRNVIRKRVHERIRAKMTGSAERPRLNVYRSLNHIYTQIIDDASGTTIASASTVSKKGEGKKAGGNVAAAKEVGKLIAERAKEKGIKKVVFDRGGYLYHGRIKALADAAREAGLEF; encoded by the coding sequence ATGATCAACACTCCGCAGCGCAATGTAATCCGCAAGCGTGTTCACGAGCGCATCCGCGCCAAGATGACCGGCAGCGCGGAGCGTCCGCGCCTGAATGTCTACCGCTCGCTCAACCATATCTACACGCAGATCATCGACGACGCGAGTGGAACGACCATCGCTTCGGCTTCGACGGTGTCGAAGAAGGGTGAGGGCAAGAAGGCTGGCGGCAATGTGGCGGCGGCCAAGGAAGTCGGCAAGCTCATCGCGGAGCGCGCGAAGGAGAAGGGCATCAAGAAGGTGGTCTTCGATCGCGGCGGGTATCTGTATCACGGTCGCATCAAGGCACTGGCCGATGCGGCGCGCGAGGCCGGGCTGGAGTTTTAG
- the rplF gene encoding 50S ribosomal protein L6: MSRIGKKPITLPKGVKYTVQTNTVVVEGPKGKVSALIPEGITLNEKDGVLHVERQNDSQAPLHGLARALVFNAVEGVTNGWKRELDVVGIGYRVEMKGKNTVVFTLGYSHPIEFPLPTGIEVAIDPKQTHVTVSGIDRQKVGQVAADMRALRKPDPYKNKGVRYSDEKLKKKVGKTGAK; encoded by the coding sequence ATGTCACGTATCGGCAAAAAGCCCATCACGCTGCCCAAGGGCGTCAAGTACACGGTTCAGACGAACACGGTTGTGGTCGAGGGGCCGAAGGGTAAGGTCTCGGCCCTGATTCCGGAGGGCATCACGCTCAACGAGAAGGACGGCGTGCTGCATGTCGAGCGTCAGAACGACTCGCAGGCGCCGCTGCACGGCCTTGCGCGTGCGCTGGTGTTCAACGCGGTTGAAGGCGTGACCAACGGCTGGAAGAGAGAGCTCGACGTCGTCGGCATCGGCTACCGTGTGGAGATGAAGGGTAAGAACACGGTTGTGTTTACGCTCGGCTACTCGCACCCAATCGAGTTCCCGCTGCCCACAGGCATCGAGGTCGCGATTGATCCGAAGCAGACGCATGTCACGGTTTCTGGTATCGATCGTCAGAAGGTCGGCCAGGTCGCAGCGGATATGCGCGCGCTGCGCAAGCCGGATCCGTACAAGAACAAGGGTGTTCGTTACTCCGACGAGAAGCTGAAGAAGAAGGTCGGCAAGACGGGCGCGAAGTAA
- the rpsH gene encoding 30S ribosomal protein S8, whose protein sequence is MNLTDPVADFLTRIRNAHRSRHQKLDVPASRLKAEIARILKEEGYIANYKPVEENGQNVLRVYLKYGANNEAAIRDLQRVSRPGCRVYVGKDEIRRVQGGLGISIMTTPKGVMTGRQARREGVGGEILCEVW, encoded by the coding sequence ATGAATCTGACCGATCCAGTTGCAGATTTTTTGACCCGCATTCGCAACGCACACCGTTCCCGTCACCAGAAACTTGACGTTCCGGCTTCGCGGCTTAAGGCGGAGATCGCCCGCATCCTCAAAGAAGAGGGCTACATCGCCAACTACAAGCCTGTCGAGGAGAATGGCCAGAATGTTCTGCGCGTGTACCTGAAGTACGGCGCGAATAATGAGGCTGCGATCCGCGATCTGCAGCGCGTGTCGCGCCCTGGTTGCCGCGTGTATGTGGGCAAGGATGAGATCCGCCGCGTACAGGGCGGTCTGGGAATTTCGATCATGACGACCCCGAAGGGTGTTATGACCGGTCGTCAGGCGCGCCGCGAGGGTGTTGGCGGCGAGATTCTCTGCGAAGTTTGGTAA